TCAATCCGATCTCGTGGCAATGGTCGATCTCGGACCGTGACCTGAGCGTGAACTATGTGACCGCCAGCCTGCGGCCCCGGTAGCGGGCCGTTTTCCGGCACGGAAAACGGGAAGGAAAATTGCAAATTTTCCTGGCCGGAAATCTTCGATTTCCGGTTCGTTGCCGGTGCAGGTCAGTTGATTTCCAGTTTGATCCGCAAATCGCGCAGCACAGGCAGAGCCAGCCTGACCCGTTCGGCCCCCAATTCGCCCACGACCTGATCAATCAGCGGCGAGATCATCGAGATCGCCTGATCGCGCGCCTGGCGACCGGCGGGGCTGATCGCCACCATCTTGCGCCGGGCATCGTCCCAGTCCGGGCGGATATGGATGTATCCGGCCCATTCCAGCTTGGCCAGCGTATTGGTCATCGCGCCGCGGGTCACGTGAAATGTGCTGGCCAGTTGCGCCGGCGTCCGCTCGTCTCCGACAAAGACCAGGTGGTTCAGGACCGAGAAATGCGAGATCTCCATGCCCTTGGGCAGCACCCGGCTGAGCCGGTTGCGCAACAGCTGATCTGCTGTCAGGATTTCGCTGAACAGCGATACCGCCAGGGTGTGGATCTCGTCAGCCATCTCGCCACAGGGTCAGGGTCCATCGAAGGCGCGTTTGTGAGTCAAGCTTGGGACTCTGCGCCGGGCCTCTGTAACAGATGTATCATCCAGATCGAAGATGTGAATCCCCGGTTCGCTGCCTGCGTCGATCCGCACCTCTCCCCAGGGCGCAACGACCAGGCTGTGACCGTGAGTGCGGCGCGGTTTGCCGCGGCTGTTTGGGTGGGTGCCGGTCTGTGCCGGGGCCAATACCCAGCAGCCCGTCTCGATCGCGCGCGCCCTGAGCAGCGATTCCCAATGTGCGGCACCGGTCACCGGCGAAAAGGCTGCCGGAACGGTCAGGACGGTCGCCCCCGCCTGTGCCAGCGCCGCGTGCAGATGCGGAAAGCGCAGATCGTAGCAGATCGTCATGCCCACGGTGCCGAATTCGGTCGGGGCCAGCACGGCCCGGTCACCGGGCCGGTAATTGGCCGATTCGCGAAAGGTTTCGGTCTCGGTTACCTGCACGTCGAACATGTGGATCTTGTCATAGCGGGCCACGATCCCCCCATCCGGTCCGATCATGAACGAGCGGTTGGCAAACCGCCCATCGGCGTCATGCGTCTTGAGCCCGAGCGAGCCGATCAGCAGCCAGATGCCCAGCTCGGTCGCCTGCGCCCTGAGCCCGGCCAGGGTGATGTCGTCCTCTTCGTGCTGCAACACCTCGCGCTGGCGTGTGGTGCTGTTCGAGACACAATTGGTCACCTCGGGTGTCAGCACCCAGCGGGCGCCCTGTGCCGCGGCCTCGGCAACCATGCCCCGAACCATGTCCAGATTGGCCGCCGGGTCGTCCGACGAGGTGAGTTGCAGCAGCGCGGTTTTCATCTCGAGGCCAGCATCGGGTCGAGCTTGCCGTCCTGTTCCAGCGCATAGAGATCGTCGCAGCCGCCCACATGCTGTCCATCGATGAAGATCTGCGGCACCGTGCGGCGCCCGCCCGCGCGCTGGATCATCTCGGGCTTGCGCTTGGGGTTGGTGAGCACGTCGATTTCGGTAAAGGCGATGCCCTTCTGGTCCAGCAGCCGCTTGGCCGCGTGGCAGTAACCGCAGAGCGGTGAGGTATAGATTTCGACGGGTTTCATCCGGGTATCCTTCGTTTCGCGCCAATCTAGATCATTTCCGGCGAAAGTGGAGACCGGATTTGCGGGCCAGCGCGGGTCTGATGCCTGCGCAGCTAAGCCTCGCGGGTGACCCGCGCCAGTACCAGAACGAAAACTTGATCAGCGCCCGCGTTCAGACAGGCCTGCGCCGAGGCCGCCAGGGTCGCGCCCGAGGTCATCACATCGTCGATCAGCAGCAGTTTGCGCGCGGTCAGCCGGTGCCGGCGCTTTGGATGAACCGAAATCGCACCGCTCAGGGTCTTGGCCCGCTCTGTCATGCTCATCCCTTCGAGCATCGGTGTGGCGCGATCGCGAACCAGAAGGTCGGGGCAGACCGGCAGACCGGTCTGGCGCCCGACGCTTTGCGCCAGCAGGGCGGACTGGTTGTAGCGGCGGCGCAACAGGCGGGACCAATGCAACGGCACCGGCGCGATCAGCATGTTGGGCTGCAACAGAGGCGCGGCCGCGCGGGCCATCCACAGCCCGCCGGGCCGGGCCAGTTCGGGTCGGTCGCCATGTTTCAGCGCCAGAACCATGCGCCGGGCCCGCCCGGTATAGAGCAGCGCCGCGCGCCCGTCCGACCAGGGGCGCGGATGGGCCATGCAGTCGTCGCATTCAATCCGGTGCCCGTCACGGGCGCCGGGCAGGGGGGCGCCGCAACTGTCGCAGACGGTGCCGTCGATAAAGGGCGTGTCGCGCCAGCATTTGCCGCACAGGCCGAAATCGGATGTTACCAGATCGCCGCAACCCAGGCAGCGCGGCGGATAGACCGTTTCGATCGCGGTTTGAATCTGTTGCCACATGGGTTAACTGCGCCTCATGACGACACCCGGTTCCTCTCTGCCCCCCGCGCTGGTCGATCGCACCGCATTGGCCGCACGCCGTGCCCGGATGAGGGACGCGGCGCTGTTCCTGCACCACGCCGCGCTGGACGAGGTACAGGATCGCCTGTCTTTGGTTAACAGAACCTTTACGGACATGGCGGTGGTGACCCCGGCACCGGCGCTCTGGGCAGGGTCCTTCCCGATGGCCCGGTTCGTGGCTGAGGATGAGATGCTCGACCTGGCCCCGCAAAGCTGCGATCTGGTCGTGCATGCCATGGCGCTGCACTGGGCCAACGACGCGGTGGGGCAACTGATACAGTGCCGGCGCGCGCTCAGGCCCGACGGGCTGCTGTTGGCGATCTGCTTTGGCGGTCAGACCCTGCATCAACTGCGCGCGGCGCTGGCCGAGGCCGAGGCCCAGGTGTCCGGCGGCATCAGCCCCCGAGTTGCGCCGATGGCCGAGATTCGTGACCTCGGCGCGCTGCTTCAGCGGGCGGGACTGGCGCTGCCGGTGGCCGACAGCCTGACGCTCACCGCCGAATACCGCGATCTGCCGCACCTGATGCGGGACCTGCGCCAGATGGGCGAGGCCAATGCCCTGTCCGCACGGCTGCGCCACCCAACGCAGCGCGCGGTGTTCGAGCGCGCCGAAGAGATCTATGCCGCCCATTTCGCCACGCCCGATAACCGCCTGCCCGCCACGTTCGAGCTGATCTGCCTGACTGGCTGGGCACCGGATGACAGCCAGCCCAAACCGTTGCGCCCGGGATCGGCCAGCGCCCGGCTGGCGGCGGCTCTGGGCACATCGGAAACGCCCTTGCCCGATTGACGGCAGGGGATTTGCCGTTATCTCAGACCGGAACCCGCAGAAATTCAGGAAGCCAGATATGTTCGACGCCACCCGCCCCCCGCATGCGCCCGCCGACCACCCCAAGGTGAAAATGGGCCGCGTCGGCGTGTTGCTGGCCAATCTCGGCACGCCTGACGACTATTCCTATTGGCCGATGCGGCGCTATCTGAACGAGTTCCTGTCGGACAAGCGGGTGATCGACTATCCGGCCTGGAAATGGCAGCCGATCCTGCAGGGCATCATCCTGACCAAGCGGCCGTTCAGCTCGGGTGCGGCCTATGAATCCATCTGGAATCACGACAAGGGCGAAAGCCCGCTGATGACGATCACCAAGGACCAGACCGCCAAGCTGCGCGCGGCGCTGGCCGAGCGCTATGGCGACCGGGTGATGGTGGATTTCTGCATGCGCTACGGCAATCCCTCGACCAAGTCGAAGGTGCGCCAGATGGTGACCGAGGGCTGCGACCGTATCCTGTTCTTTCCGCTCTACCCGCAATATGCCGGGGCGACGACGGCAACGGCCAACGACCAGTTCTTTCGCGCGCTGATGGACGAGACCTGGCAGCCCGCCGCGCGTACCGTGCCGGCCTATTTCGATCAGCCCGCCTATGTCGATGCGCTGGCGCAGTCGATCGAACGGGCCTATGCGGCGATGGACAGCCGCCCCGACGTGCTGGTCTGCTCGTATCACGGCATGCCCGAGCGCTATCTGATGCAAGGCGACCCGTACCATTGCCAGTGCGTGAAAACCACGCGACTGCTGCGCGAGCGGCTGGGCTGGGACGAGAGCGAGGTGGTATCGACCTTTCAGTCGCGATTCGGCCCCGAAGAGTGGCTCAAACCCTATACGGTCGA
The window above is part of the Ruegeria pomeroyi DSS-3 genome. Proteins encoded here:
- the grxC gene encoding glutaredoxin 3, which codes for MKPVEIYTSPLCGYCHAAKRLLDQKGIAFTEIDVLTNPKRKPEMIQRAGGRRTVPQIFIDGQHVGGCDDLYALEQDGKLDPMLASR
- a CDS encoding ComF family protein; the encoded protein is MWQQIQTAIETVYPPRCLGCGDLVTSDFGLCGKCWRDTPFIDGTVCDSCGAPLPGARDGHRIECDDCMAHPRPWSDGRAALLYTGRARRMVLALKHGDRPELARPGGLWMARAAAPLLQPNMLIAPVPLHWSRLLRRRYNQSALLAQSVGRQTGLPVCPDLLVRDRATPMLEGMSMTERAKTLSGAISVHPKRRHRLTARKLLLIDDVMTSGATLAASAQACLNAGADQVFVLVLARVTREA
- a CDS encoding methyltransferase domain-containing protein, whose product is MTTPGSSLPPALVDRTALAARRARMRDAALFLHHAALDEVQDRLSLVNRTFTDMAVVTPAPALWAGSFPMARFVAEDEMLDLAPQSCDLVVHAMALHWANDAVGQLIQCRRALRPDGLLLAICFGGQTLHQLRAALAEAEAQVSGGISPRVAPMAEIRDLGALLQRAGLALPVADSLTLTAEYRDLPHLMRDLRQMGEANALSARLRHPTQRAVFERAEEIYAAHFATPDNRLPATFELICLTGWAPDDSQPKPLRPGSASARLAAALGTSETPLPD
- a CDS encoding MarR family winged helix-turn-helix transcriptional regulator, which produces MADEIHTLAVSLFSEILTADQLLRNRLSRVLPKGMEISHFSVLNHLVFVGDERTPAQLASTFHVTRGAMTNTLAKLEWAGYIHIRPDWDDARRKMVAISPAGRQARDQAISMISPLIDQVVGELGAERVRLALPVLRDLRIKLEIN
- a CDS encoding carbon-nitrogen hydrolase family protein — encoded protein: MKTALLQLTSSDDPAANLDMVRGMVAEAAAQGARWVLTPEVTNCVSNSTTRQREVLQHEEDDITLAGLRAQATELGIWLLIGSLGLKTHDADGRFANRSFMIGPDGGIVARYDKIHMFDVQVTETETFRESANYRPGDRAVLAPTEFGTVGMTICYDLRFPHLHAALAQAGATVLTVPAAFSPVTGAAHWESLLRARAIETGCWVLAPAQTGTHPNSRGKPRRTHGHSLVVAPWGEVRIDAGSEPGIHIFDLDDTSVTEARRRVPSLTHKRAFDGP
- the hemH gene encoding ferrochelatase produces the protein MFDATRPPHAPADHPKVKMGRVGVLLANLGTPDDYSYWPMRRYLNEFLSDKRVIDYPAWKWQPILQGIILTKRPFSSGAAYESIWNHDKGESPLMTITKDQTAKLRAALAERYGDRVMVDFCMRYGNPSTKSKVRQMVTEGCDRILFFPLYPQYAGATTATANDQFFRALMDETWQPAARTVPAYFDQPAYVDALAQSIERAYAAMDSRPDVLVCSYHGMPERYLMQGDPYHCQCVKTTRLLRERLGWDESEVVSTFQSRFGPEEWLKPYTVDHVAELARQGKRNIAVVAPAFSADCIETLEEINEEIRESFEHAGGERFTYIPCLNDEDAHIAALAGVVASNLGGWLD